The sequence below is a genomic window from Plectropomus leopardus isolate mb unplaced genomic scaffold, YSFRI_Pleo_2.0 unplaced_scaffold26065, whole genome shotgun sequence.
TTAATCTGAATATGAAATCTTAAATATTCGATGTACGTCTTGTGGTAAAGCTCTcgcgtgacctctgacctctgcaggACCTGGTGTCCAAGATGCTGCACGTGGACCCTCACCGGCGGCTGACGGCGGGTCAGGTGCTCCGACACCCCTGGGTGACGCACCGGGACCAGCTGCCCAAATACACGCTCAACAGACAGGACGCGCCGCAGCGGGTCAAGgtaacacgcacacacaccttaaGAGCGCTgactttgggttttttgtgatgttttatttttgtgaagcttcaaatatttttactcCTTAAAAGTCGAGGATGAAATCCTGGAGTCGGAAAAAAAGCCTCTTGTGGTCAACGCTGGTTAGTtcatgcaaacattttatttttacttttttttttttactttaaatgtttaatgagacacgtagaataaagtgattttgatgaaatatcactttttttttaaatttaaatttctatttcaatCAAACTATACAGCACATCATGCTtacatcatttctgtttttaaagtttttattttttatttttttacttttccattttattcTTCAACATTAACTCTGAAGGTTTAATTACAGCCAggttttttacatgtttaattaattcaaaatatttaacagtatttatgtgatttaaagctactgtttttgtgtaaaataaaagagGAGAACAACACTTATAATTCTGTAATGTTGACATTTGTTGATCCCTAATAAAAAAGATCAGTcagaacagtcccttaaaaagatgcaaaatacctgaaaaaataaataaaataaaacacgtTCAAAGAGcttcttttgtaaaataaatgttttctcttaattaaaatttttttattttttttctctgcgtCGTCCCTCGTCAGGGGGCGATGGCGGCCACGTACTCGGCCCTCAACAGGAACGTCCCCCCGGTGCTGGAGCCGGTGGGCTGCTCCAGTCTGGCCCAGCGGAGAGGCTTAAAGAAGATCACCTCCACCgctctgtgacctttgacctccatcACCTCCTGCCCCTCAACTCTGACCTCGATCTGACCCCCGCCggaccctcctcctcctcgtcctcctcgtcctcctctggTCCGGTCTCGGGGGGACAGACTACTGATGGACCCAGGAACCGCTAACGCCAAATAGGAACACAGAAAATCACCCCGCCCTCTGACCTGCAACGactcctctgattggctggttgTTTCTCAGCTTCACTGATGGACGTCAATCCCGTCTTTGCTCCGGACAATCAGCGCCGCCTCGCAGACCCGGACACGGAGCGCGCTTCaggaaaataaaagtactgtatttatttactttcaaaGAGACGGGGGTCTGAACGTAGGAGTAATCTCATGTATGCATTTAAAGAGCTCGGATCTTCGTTTTTTCTCTGTCGTCATGGTTCTGCGTAGCTGTTGATCCCGTATTTAAACCTCAAGTAGCCTCTGAGATCGCGGCGTCTGCAGAGAAGGACAGAGTCCACGCTGGTGTTCGGCGGGCCGCAGCCTCCAAATCAAAACTCTGAAAAGTCTAAAGAAACGTCTCTCAGGAGTTTGATTTTTGCTCTGAAAACCTTTTTACTTTCTTCAAGATTCAGCGTTTTATCTCTCAGAAGAACAAAAGTCTAAACTGAGCGTCTCAACCTGCAGATTTCTGAATTTCTGTAAAgtccaacagtccaaaaacacaccaaaaactgcagttacagcagtcaaattattcattttatttcatttgattacAAAGATTAGAAATGATTTTTACAGCtcaatcctaaaaaaaatattctgcctTTCCTCCCGAGCTTGAGCAAGaaaatctgcaacaaaaaaatgaatccagAAGTCAAAACTTTTTGACCTGACAGGTTGGATATAAAGACTGACAGTATTCAAACATCACCAGACTTCAACTTTAAACAGTTAAAtactttatataaatattttcaccGTCAGTGAGTGCGTCAGAAAATTACAATCTGAGAGA
It includes:
- the LOC121966839 gene encoding ribosomal protein S6 kinase alpha-3-like, with product MLHVDPHRRLTAGQVLRHPWVTHRDQLPKYTLNRQDAPQRVKGAMAATYSALNRNVPPVLEPVGCSSLAQRRGLKKITSTAL